A DNA window from Capnocytophaga sp. ARDL2 contains the following coding sequences:
- a CDS encoding HAD family hydrolase, with protein sequence MIKTVIFDMDGVIVDTEPVHKYAYFKHFEELGIDVTPELYATFTGNSTKNVYQKIKNLFGVEGEVNDLVLRKRAIFNDAFDTKPNLELISGVENLIKDLHKNGLELILASSASKSTIERVFRRFSLDQYFSHKVSGEDFPKSKPDPSIFLHAASLSKNAKDECIIIEDSTSGVKAANAAEIFCVGYHSKNSKLQNLDGANMTINDFSEINAEIVKKLN encoded by the coding sequence ATGATAAAAACAGTAATTTTTGATATGGACGGAGTAATTGTTGATACAGAACCTGTTCATAAATACGCTTATTTCAAACATTTTGAAGAATTGGGCATCGATGTAACCCCAGAATTATACGCCACTTTTACGGGAAATTCTACCAAAAATGTTTACCAAAAAATCAAAAATTTATTTGGAGTAGAAGGTGAAGTAAATGATTTGGTTTTGAGAAAAAGAGCTATTTTCAACGATGCATTTGATACAAAACCCAATTTGGAATTGATTTCAGGTGTTGAAAACCTCATCAAAGATTTACATAAAAATGGTTTGGAATTGATATTGGCTTCATCAGCTTCTAAAAGTACGATTGAAAGAGTATTCCGCCGTTTTTCATTAGACCAATATTTCTCTCACAAAGTAAGTGGAGAAGATTTTCCAAAATCTAAACCAGATCCATCGATTTTCTTACACGCAGCATCGCTATCAAAAAATGCAAAAGACGAGTGTATCATCATCGAAGATAGTACAAGTGGAGTAAAAGCTGCCAATGCAGCTGAAATTTTCTGCGTAGGGTATCACAGCAAAAACTCAAAATTGCAAAATTTAGACGGTGCTAATATGACCATCAATGATTTTAGTGAAATCAATGCGGAAATTGTTAAAAAACTGAACTAA
- a CDS encoding homogentisate 1,2-dioxygenase: protein MPLYHKLGNIPPKRHTIFKKPNGDYYYEQLFGTIGFDGMSTNSYHEHRPTQVKEIKGSYCVAPKIAKANNIQSYRLRGFQVKPEVDFLESRKAVLTNSDCTIVLAAPTGKTQDYFYKNTDADELIFIHKGSGKLRTMLGNLDFKYGDYLLIPRGIIYKIDFDTEDNRLFIVESRRPIYTPKRYRNWFGQLLEHSPFCERDIRRPEELETYDEKGDFLIKVRKQDEIFNMVYATHPFDVIGYDGYNFPYAFSIHDFEPITGRIHQPPPVHQTFETDAFVVCSFVPRLYDYHPDAIPAPYNHSNIDSDEVLYYVDGDFMSRNDIEPGHISLHPAGIPHGPHPGAMERSIGQKDTQELAVMVDTFKPLMVTEEAMKIADEQYYQSWLD, encoded by the coding sequence ATGCCGTTATATCACAAATTGGGTAATATACCTCCAAAAAGACACACCATCTTCAAAAAACCAAATGGAGATTACTACTACGAGCAATTGTTTGGTACGATTGGATTTGATGGAATGTCAACCAACTCGTATCACGAACACAGACCTACTCAGGTAAAAGAAATCAAAGGTTCGTATTGCGTTGCTCCAAAAATTGCTAAAGCAAACAACATTCAATCATACCGATTGAGAGGATTTCAAGTAAAACCAGAGGTAGATTTCTTAGAAAGTAGAAAAGCGGTTTTAACCAACAGCGATTGTACCATTGTTTTGGCAGCTCCGACTGGAAAAACGCAAGATTATTTCTACAAAAACACCGATGCAGACGAATTGATTTTTATTCACAAAGGTTCTGGAAAATTGAGAACCATGTTGGGTAATTTAGATTTTAAATACGGTGATTACTTGTTGATTCCTCGTGGAATTATCTACAAAATCGATTTTGACACAGAAGACAATCGCTTGTTTATTGTAGAATCTCGCCGACCTATTTATACACCAAAAAGATACCGCAACTGGTTTGGACAACTTTTGGAGCATTCTCCATTTTGCGAAAGAGACATTCGTCGCCCAGAAGAATTGGAAACTTACGACGAAAAAGGAGATTTTTTGATAAAAGTTCGCAAACAAGACGAAATTTTTAATATGGTATATGCCACTCACCCTTTTGATGTGATTGGTTATGATGGATACAATTTCCCTTATGCCTTTTCAATTCACGATTTCGAGCCGATAACAGGACGCATACACCAACCGCCTCCAGTACACCAAACTTTTGAAACGGATGCGTTTGTAGTATGTTCGTTTGTCCCTCGTTTGTACGACTATCACCCAGATGCTATTCCAGCACCATACAACCATAGCAACATTGATTCTGATGAAGTTTTGTATTATGTAGACGGAGACTTTATGAGTAGAAACGACATCGAACCAGGACATATTTCATTGCACCCAGCTGGTATCCCACACGGGCCACACCCAGGAGCAATGGAAAGAAGTATTGGTCAGAAAGATACTCAAGAATTGGCAGTAATGGTTGATACTTTCAAACCTTTGATGGTAACAGAAGAAGCTATGAAAATCGCCGACGAACAATATTACCAATCTTGGTTAGATTAA
- the hppD gene encoding 4-hydroxyphenylpyruvate dioxygenase: MAQELKSVEYGLEKIFEGAQDFLPILGTDYVEFYVGNAKQAAHFYKTAFGFQSEAYAGLETGMRDKASYVVKQDKIRIVLTTALNSQSPIGEHVKKHGDGVKIVALWVEDARSAFEETTKRGAKPYLEPTITSDENGEVVQAGIYAYGETIFMFTERKNYNGKFLPGYVDWKSDYNPEPVGLKYIDHMVGNVGWNQMNVWVKWFEDVMGFVNFLSFDDKQITTEYSALMSKVMANGNGRIKFPINEPAEGLKRSQIEEYLDFYEDEGVQHIAVATDDIIKTVSAMKARGVEFLSTPPQAYYDAIPERLKDHMSKFKEDINELQKLGIMIDADDEGYLLQIFTKPVEDRPTLFFEVIQRMGARGFGAGNFKALFESIEREQELRGTL, translated from the coding sequence ATGGCACAAGAATTAAAATCTGTAGAATACGGATTAGAAAAAATATTTGAAGGAGCACAAGATTTCCTTCCTATTTTAGGAACTGATTATGTTGAATTTTATGTAGGAAATGCAAAACAAGCGGCACATTTCTACAAAACAGCTTTCGGATTTCAATCAGAGGCTTACGCTGGATTGGAAACTGGAATGAGAGACAAAGCGTCTTATGTAGTAAAACAAGACAAAATCCGAATTGTATTGACTACGGCATTGAACTCTCAATCTCCAATCGGAGAGCATGTGAAAAAACACGGAGACGGTGTAAAGATCGTTGCTTTGTGGGTAGAAGATGCTCGTTCTGCTTTTGAAGAAACTACTAAAAGAGGTGCAAAACCGTATTTGGAGCCAACTATTACTTCTGACGAAAATGGTGAAGTAGTACAAGCAGGTATCTATGCGTATGGTGAAACTATCTTCATGTTCACAGAGCGTAAAAACTACAACGGAAAATTCTTACCAGGATATGTAGATTGGAAATCTGACTACAACCCAGAGCCAGTAGGATTGAAATACATCGACCACATGGTAGGAAATGTGGGATGGAACCAAATGAATGTATGGGTAAAATGGTTTGAAGACGTAATGGGATTTGTAAACTTCTTGTCTTTCGATGACAAACAAATCACTACTGAATATTCTGCATTGATGTCTAAAGTAATGGCAAACGGAAACGGAAGAATCAAATTCCCTATCAATGAGCCAGCTGAAGGATTGAAACGTTCGCAAATTGAAGAATATTTGGATTTCTACGAAGATGAAGGTGTTCAACACATTGCAGTAGCAACTGACGACATTATCAAAACGGTTTCTGCTATGAAAGCAAGAGGAGTTGAATTCTTATCAACACCACCTCAAGCGTATTATGATGCGATTCCAGAGCGTTTGAAAGACCACATGAGCAAATTTAAAGAAGATATCAACGAATTACAAAAATTGGGTATTATGATTGATGCTGACGACGAAGGGTATTTGTTGCAAATCTTTACAAAACCAGTAGAAGACCGTCCTACTTTGTTCTTTGAAGTGATCCAAAGAATGGGAGCAAGAGGATTTGGAGCTGGTAACTTCAAGGCTTTGTTCGAATCTATCGAAAGAGAACAAGAATTGAGAGGTACATTGTAA
- a CDS encoding DNA gyrase/topoisomerase IV subunit A: MSNEINQDPIDANLSPLENEENELQNEPIEPANESIIRVTGMYQEWFLDYASYVILERAVPAIEDGFKPVQRRIMHSMKELDDGRYNKVANVVGHTMQYHPHGDQSIADAIVQIGQKDLLIDTQGNWGNVYTGDEAAASRYIEARLSKFALEVLYSPKITHWQLSYDGRKNEPINLPVKFPLLLAQGAEGIAVGLSTKVLPHNFNELIDASIKILKNKPFTLYPDFPTQGIADVSNYNDGMRGGRVRVRAKISQLDKSTLVITQIPFSTNTSSLIDSILKANEKGKIKIKKIEDNTAAEVEILIHLPSGVSPDKTIDALYAFTNCEVSIAPLGCVIQDNKPLFIGVSEMLKRSTHQTVDLLKKELEIELGELEEMWHYANLERIFIENRIYHRIEEEETWEGVLHAIDTGLQPHIGHLRRAVTQDDLVRLTEIRIKRISRFDLDKAQEKIDALEGDIERVKYNIEHIIDFAINYFSQLKEKYGKGKERKTELRSFDTIEATKVVLRNTKLYVNRAEGFIGTGLKKDEYVADCSDIDDVVVFLRNGEMVITKVDDKKFIGKDIIHVAVFDKNDKRTIYNMIYRDGKSGASYVKRFNVNGVTRDKVYDLTQGKPGSQILYFSANPNGEAEVVTVLLRQLSNVKKLKFDLDFAELLIKGRSSKGNLVSKYSIKKIELKEKGISTLRPRKIWFDDAVMRLNVDGRGELLGEFKPEDRLLIISQSGKLKTIVPELTTHFDDDMIVLEKWIKGKPISAIYFDPEKDKYFVKRFMVENENKEELFISEHPYARLEIVSTDYRPMAEVIFAKSKGVQKESITVNFEEFIAVKGIKAQGNQLTSDKIKNINLLESLPYEPPVEEVSTTLFEDLDESILQIEEDGQMGLKLE, encoded by the coding sequence ATGAGTAACGAAATCAATCAAGACCCAATAGATGCAAATCTTTCTCCCTTAGAAAATGAAGAAAACGAATTGCAAAACGAGCCGATAGAACCTGCCAATGAGAGTATTATCCGTGTAACGGGTATGTACCAAGAATGGTTTCTCGACTATGCTTCGTATGTGATTTTGGAACGAGCTGTACCCGCTATCGAAGACGGTTTTAAACCCGTTCAAAGGCGTATTATGCACTCTATGAAAGAGTTAGATGACGGTAGGTACAACAAAGTAGCCAATGTGGTGGGGCATACCATGCAATACCACCCACACGGAGATCAGAGTATCGCCGATGCCATTGTTCAGATTGGTCAAAAAGATTTGTTGATTGATACTCAAGGAAACTGGGGTAATGTTTATACAGGCGACGAAGCAGCGGCATCGAGGTATATAGAGGCTCGTTTGAGTAAATTTGCCTTGGAAGTATTGTATTCTCCAAAGATTACGCATTGGCAATTGTCGTATGATGGTCGTAAAAACGAACCCATCAATTTGCCAGTGAAATTTCCGTTGCTATTGGCTCAAGGAGCCGAGGGAATTGCCGTGGGGCTTTCGACCAAAGTATTGCCACACAACTTCAACGAATTGATTGATGCGTCTATAAAAATACTTAAAAATAAACCATTTACCTTATATCCCGATTTTCCAACACAGGGGATTGCCGATGTATCCAACTACAATGACGGTATGCGAGGCGGTCGTGTGAGAGTTCGTGCAAAAATCAGTCAGTTAGACAAGAGTACGCTGGTGATTACACAAATTCCGTTTTCTACCAATACTTCTTCATTGATTGATAGTATATTGAAAGCCAATGAAAAAGGAAAAATCAAAATCAAGAAAATAGAGGACAATACCGCAGCAGAAGTAGAAATCCTCATTCATCTTCCGTCGGGTGTTTCGCCAGACAAAACCATAGATGCGTTGTATGCCTTTACCAATTGTGAGGTGTCGATTGCTCCATTGGGGTGTGTGATTCAAGACAATAAACCATTGTTTATCGGTGTGTCTGAAATGTTGAAACGCTCTACTCATCAAACGGTGGATTTGCTCAAAAAAGAATTGGAAATCGAGTTGGGCGAATTGGAAGAAATGTGGCATTATGCCAATTTGGAACGCATCTTTATCGAAAATCGCATCTATCACCGCATCGAGGAAGAGGAAACCTGGGAAGGTGTATTACACGCCATCGATACAGGACTACAACCTCATATCGGACACTTGCGTAGAGCGGTAACTCAAGACGATTTGGTGCGATTGACCGAAATACGAATCAAGAGAATTTCTCGATTTGACCTTGATAAAGCCCAAGAAAAAATCGATGCTTTGGAAGGCGATATAGAGCGTGTAAAATACAATATTGAACACATCATCGACTTTGCTATCAATTATTTTTCGCAGTTGAAAGAAAAATACGGTAAAGGAAAAGAACGAAAAACCGAATTGCGTAGTTTCGATACCATCGAGGCAACAAAAGTGGTGTTGAGAAATACCAAATTATATGTAAACAGAGCCGAAGGATTTATCGGAACAGGTTTGAAAAAAGACGAATATGTAGCAGATTGTTCGGATATAGACGATGTGGTTGTCTTTTTGCGAAATGGTGAAATGGTGATTACCAAAGTAGATGATAAAAAATTCATAGGAAAAGATATAATCCATGTAGCGGTGTTTGACAAAAACGACAAACGCACCATTTACAATATGATTTACCGAGATGGAAAAAGCGGTGCATCGTATGTAAAACGCTTCAATGTCAATGGGGTAACTCGTGATAAAGTGTATGATTTAACCCAAGGAAAACCAGGTTCTCAGATTTTGTATTTCTCAGCCAATCCAAACGGTGAAGCCGAGGTGGTAACTGTATTGTTACGACAATTGAGCAATGTGAAAAAGTTGAAATTCGACTTAGATTTTGCAGAATTGCTCATCAAAGGTCGTTCGTCGAAAGGAAATTTAGTGTCTAAATATTCGATAAAGAAAATTGAATTGAAAGAAAAGGGAATATCAACCCTACGACCAAGAAAAATTTGGTTTGACGATGCCGTTATGCGATTGAATGTAGATGGAAGAGGGGAGTTGTTGGGCGAATTCAAGCCAGAAGATCGCTTATTGATTATTTCACAATCAGGAAAATTGAAAACCATCGTTCCAGAATTGACCACACATTTTGATGATGATATGATTGTGTTGGAAAAATGGATTAAAGGCAAGCCGATTTCAGCTATCTATTTTGATCCAGAAAAAGACAAATATTTTGTAAAACGTTTTATGGTTGAAAACGAAAACAAAGAAGAATTGTTTATTTCCGAACATCCGTATGCGAGATTGGAAATAGTTTCCACGGATTATCGACCAATGGCCGAGGTGATTTTTGCCAAGAGTAAAGGAGTGCAAAAAGAATCAATTACGGTAAATTTTGAAGAATTTATTGCTGTAAAAGGTATTAAAGCCCAAGGAAATCAATTGACCTCAGACAAAATAAAAAACATCAATTTATTAGAATCATTACCCTACGAGCCACCAGTAGAAGAAGTATCAACTACACTTTTTGAAGATTTGGACGAAAGTATATTACAAATCGAAGAAGACGGACAAATGGGGTTGAAGTTGGAATAA
- a CDS encoding DNA topoisomerase IV subunit B yields MEQNTQYTEDNIRSLDWKEHIRMRPGMYIGKLGDGSTPDDGIYILIKEVIDNSIDEFVMGTGKTIEVTLRDKTVTVRDYGRGIPLGKVVDVVSKMNTGGKYDSKAFKKSVGLNGVGTKAVNALSTYFRVESVRDNQLKAAEFSAGNLTQEEPITETTRRKGTKVSFIADDTIFKNYKYRREYIERMLKNYCYLNTGLTIIFNGEKFVSENGLKDLLEENITQEEAIYPIVHLKGYDIELALTHSKTQYSEQYFSFVNGQNTTQGGTHLAAFREAVVRTLKEFYNKNFEASDIRKSIVAAISIKVEEPVFESQTKTKLGSTDMGPDLPTVRTYINDFVKTHLDNFLHKNPEVADALLRKILQAERERKELSGIRKLAKERAKKASLHNKKLRDCRIHLTDVKNPRYLESTLFITEGNSASGSITKSRDVNTQAVFSLRGKPLNTYGMTKKIVYENEEFNLLQAALNIEEDMGDLRYNNIVLATDADVDGMHIRLLMITFFLQFFPELIKDGHLYILQTPLFRVRNKKKTIYCYTEEERIAAIEELKPKPEITRFKGLGEISPDEFKNFIGEDIRLDPVMLDKSMSIEQLLEFYMGKNTPDRQEFIINNLKVELDEVEK; encoded by the coding sequence ATGGAGCAAAACACACAATATACCGAAGATAATATCCGATCACTCGACTGGAAAGAGCATATCCGTATGCGTCCGGGTATGTATATCGGAAAACTCGGAGATGGTTCTACACCCGATGATGGTATCTACATCTTGATAAAAGAGGTAATCGATAACAGTATCGACGAATTTGTTATGGGTACTGGTAAGACCATCGAGGTTACCCTGAGAGACAAAACCGTAACCGTACGCGATTATGGTCGTGGTATTCCGTTGGGGAAAGTGGTAGATGTAGTGTCTAAAATGAATACCGGTGGAAAATACGATTCCAAAGCCTTTAAAAAATCTGTCGGACTCAACGGAGTAGGTACCAAGGCAGTAAATGCCCTTTCTACTTATTTCCGTGTAGAATCAGTGCGTGATAATCAACTGAAAGCGGCTGAGTTTTCGGCAGGAAATCTCACCCAAGAAGAACCTATCACAGAAACCACTCGCAGAAAAGGTACAAAAGTTTCGTTTATTGCCGATGATACAATTTTCAAAAATTACAAATACAGACGAGAATACATAGAACGCATGTTGAAAAATTATTGTTATCTCAACACGGGATTGACCATAATTTTCAACGGCGAAAAATTTGTTTCTGAAAACGGATTAAAAGATTTATTAGAAGAAAATATTACCCAAGAGGAAGCCATTTATCCTATTGTTCACCTAAAAGGTTATGACATAGAATTGGCTTTAACTCACAGTAAAACACAATATTCCGAACAGTATTTTTCTTTTGTAAACGGACAAAATACTACGCAAGGGGGTACGCATTTAGCAGCTTTTAGAGAGGCGGTGGTGCGTACGCTGAAAGAATTTTACAACAAAAACTTTGAGGCATCAGACATTCGTAAGTCTATCGTGGCGGCTATTTCTATCAAGGTAGAAGAGCCGGTGTTTGAATCACAAACCAAAACCAAATTGGGTTCTACCGATATGGGACCTGATTTGCCAACGGTACGAACATACATCAACGATTTCGTGAAAACGCATTTGGACAATTTCTTGCACAAAAATCCAGAAGTTGCCGATGCATTGCTCAGAAAAATTCTTCAAGCCGAACGCGAACGAAAAGAATTGTCTGGTATCAGAAAATTGGCAAAAGAACGAGCAAAAAAGGCAAGTTTGCACAACAAAAAATTGCGTGATTGCCGTATTCATTTGACCGATGTAAAAAATCCAAGATATTTAGAAAGTACGCTGTTTATCACAGAGGGAAATTCGGCTTCCGGGTCGATTACCAAATCTCGAGATGTAAATACTCAAGCCGTGTTTAGTTTGCGTGGAAAACCACTCAATACTTACGGAATGACCAAAAAAATTGTATATGAAAACGAGGAATTCAATTTGCTACAAGCTGCATTGAATATAGAAGAAGACATGGGCGATTTGCGATACAACAATATTGTATTGGCAACCGATGCCGATGTCGATGGAATGCACATTCGCCTGTTGATGATTACCTTTTTCTTGCAATTTTTCCCAGAATTAATCAAAGACGGACATTTATATATATTGCAAACACCTTTGTTTCGTGTGAGAAATAAAAAGAAAACCATTTATTGCTACACCGAAGAAGAGCGTATTGCAGCCATTGAAGAATTGAAACCCAAACCAGAAATCACTCGATTTAAAGGATTGGGGGAAATTTCACCTGACGAATTTAAAAATTTCATAGGCGAAGACATTCGTTTAGACCCAGTAATGCTCGACAAATCAATGTCCATTGAGCAGTTGTTGGAATTTTATATGGGGAAAAATACTCCAGACCGTCAGGAATTTATCATCAACAATCTAAAAGTAGAATTAGACGAAGTAGAGAAGTAG
- a CDS encoding OmpA family protein, protein MKKVGISLLVGSMVLGSVMTSCNAVKNSDNTQRGATVGAAAGAILGGVVGNNVKNKNSALGAVLGGVVGGTAGAIIGRKMDKQAQDIQATLPGAEVERVGEGIRVVLKENTVNFGFDSSDLTSTAQSNLKKISKVFIDNHQTEVMIYGYTDSVGKDEYNVKLSQRRADAVKKYLVSQGIGTKRINTKGMGAADPVASNDTAEGRAQNRRVEFAIVANDDMIEAARKEANSY, encoded by the coding sequence ATGAAAAAAGTAGGAATTAGTTTATTGGTAGGTTCTATGGTTTTAGGATCTGTAATGACAAGCTGTAATGCTGTAAAAAACAGTGACAATACTCAAAGAGGTGCTACAGTAGGTGCTGCCGCTGGAGCTATCTTAGGTGGAGTAGTAGGAAACAATGTAAAAAATAAAAACAGTGCTTTAGGAGCTGTTTTAGGAGGAGTTGTTGGTGGGACTGCAGGTGCTATCATCGGACGTAAAATGGATAAACAAGCTCAAGATATTCAAGCTACTTTGCCTGGTGCTGAAGTAGAAAGAGTAGGAGAAGGAATCCGTGTAGTATTGAAAGAAAATACTGTTAATTTTGGTTTTGACTCTTCTGATTTGACTTCTACTGCTCAAAGTAATTTGAAAAAAATCTCTAAAGTGTTTATTGACAATCACCAAACGGAAGTGATGATTTATGGATATACTGATAGCGTAGGTAAAGATGAATACAATGTAAAATTGTCTCAACGTAGAGCTGATGCTGTAAAAAAATATTTAGTTTCTCAAGGTATCGGTACAAAACGTATCAATACAAAAGGAATGGGAGCAGCTGACCCAGTTGCATCTAATGATACGGCTGAAGGTCGTGCTCAAAACCGTCGTGTTGAATTTGCAATTGTTGCAAATGATGATATGATCGAAGCAGCAAGAAAAGAAGCAAATAGTTATTAA
- a CDS encoding lipocalin family protein: MKKTVFMLAAVFSLGFVGCKSATANKNDVPTQIKLKGEWTLARVSVSENYRVKPFHVADASCFEGTVWKFVPNNNKGVLTMQGTGSQCPEFTSNFVWNVKQDGTFQLKFVDGVKAKDMKEGYAMYLYDVTKESFKLIDNSTEATITYTFEKNGK, encoded by the coding sequence ATGAAAAAAACAGTTTTTATGCTTGCAGCAGTTTTCTCATTGGGATTTGTAGGATGTAAATCTGCAACAGCAAATAAAAATGATGTGCCAACTCAAATCAAATTGAAAGGAGAGTGGACATTAGCACGTGTAAGTGTGTCTGAAAATTACAGAGTAAAACCTTTTCATGTAGCAGATGCTTCGTGTTTTGAAGGTACTGTTTGGAAATTTGTACCTAACAACAATAAAGGTGTGTTGACTATGCAAGGTACAGGTAGCCAATGTCCTGAATTTACTTCAAATTTTGTTTGGAATGTAAAACAGGATGGAACCTTTCAGTTAAAATTTGTTGATGGTGTAAAAGCAAAAGATATGAAAGAGGGGTATGCAATGTATTTGTATGATGTAACCAAAGAATCATTCAAGTTGATTGACAACTCTACAGAGGCAACGATCACGTACACATTTGAAAAAAACGGAAAATAA
- a CDS encoding septum formation initiator family protein, which produces MYNSIQSFFKKKKYGKRALVLIISTLFFLAWVLFLDTYSYSDRLKITKAIDRLNEDKKYYLEQIELDKAEIKRLENIEELEKHARQKYFMKRTNEDIYIIEIDEQYK; this is translated from the coding sequence ATGTACAACTCTATCCAGTCATTTTTTAAGAAAAAAAAATATGGTAAACGTGCTCTCGTTCTTATCATTAGTACGTTGTTTTTCCTTGCATGGGTGTTGTTTTTAGATACTTATTCTTACAGTGATCGATTGAAAATTACCAAAGCCATTGACAGGCTAAACGAGGATAAAAAATATTATTTGGAACAAATAGAATTGGATAAAGCTGAAATAAAACGTCTGGAAAATATCGAAGAACTAGAAAAACATGCTCGACAAAAGTACTTTATGAAACGTACAAACGAGGATATTTACATCATAGAAATCGACGAACAATACAAATAA
- a CDS encoding methylmalonyl-CoA mutase family protein has product MSTPFDFPYISAKQWKNSIQFQLDGEDYATLIKKTTDQVSIKPFYHPDEDFHTLNWKINTQLSLCFPLFFHPERNFSIDASEFNYSQNISWHFSSKLSLIENTFSLPKDIHQQFVFFNKYDENSVISFYKKYSSSNIHLAYDPIYHLAKEGNFYDNYKNDIKLYKTISTQFSKFFSLFIDTTIYAQSGATDVQQIAFSLAHLNEYLTIIPNFEGKIIIKWAIGTDFWVETAKFQAFEYLLQILLAEYSTNCSYEFFTTASNRWTCNINSEWNELALNNALQIAHTINSSFHEIRTANQKSKRDFNENKIAYNRSKKMLDEWSLPTTNTLFTNSLSVQLAEKSWELFKKIERNDGLISQLFKGTIQKSIAEAELKSTEKFLNNNKEYFISFEPIAKEYIQNHTMYFKKILSKNIRKTKIRPIIEKNVWTPFYRNIFYKK; this is encoded by the coding sequence ATGTCCACTCCTTTTGATTTCCCTTATATCTCTGCTAAACAATGGAAAAATTCTATTCAATTTCAATTGGACGGAGAGGATTATGCTACGCTAATCAAAAAAACTACTGACCAGGTTTCTATCAAACCGTTTTATCACCCAGATGAAGATTTTCACACTTTAAACTGGAAAATAAACACTCAACTTTCGTTGTGTTTTCCTCTTTTTTTTCATCCAGAAAGAAATTTTTCAATCGATGCTTCAGAGTTTAATTATAGTCAAAACATTTCTTGGCATTTTTCTTCTAAGCTTTCTTTGATTGAAAATACTTTTTCTTTACCAAAAGATATTCATCAGCAATTTGTCTTTTTTAATAAGTACGACGAAAATTCGGTTATTTCTTTTTATAAAAAATATTCTTCATCAAACATTCATTTGGCTTATGACCCAATTTATCATTTGGCAAAAGAAGGAAATTTTTATGACAATTATAAAAATGACATCAAACTTTATAAAACAATTTCAACCCAGTTTTCTAAATTTTTTTCTCTATTTATAGACACTACAATTTATGCTCAATCGGGTGCAACTGACGTACAGCAAATTGCTTTTTCTTTAGCTCATCTCAATGAATATTTGACAATTATACCAAATTTTGAAGGAAAAATCATAATAAAATGGGCGATTGGAACTGACTTTTGGGTAGAAACAGCAAAATTTCAAGCGTTTGAATATTTATTACAAATTTTACTTGCTGAATATTCTACCAACTGTTCGTATGAATTTTTCACAACTGCGTCCAATCGTTGGACTTGTAATATCAATAGTGAATGGAACGAACTCGCACTAAACAATGCCTTACAAATCGCTCATACAATAAATAGTAGTTTTCACGAAATTCGAACAGCAAATCAAAAATCGAAACGAGATTTTAACGAAAACAAAATAGCATACAATCGTAGTAAAAAAATGCTCGATGAATGGTCACTCCCTACTACAAATACTTTATTTACAAATAGTTTGAGTGTACAATTGGCAGAAAAATCGTGGGAATTATTCAAAAAAATCGAGAGAAATGACGGTCTTATTTCTCAATTGTTTAAAGGTACTATTCAAAAATCTATTGCTGAAGCGGAACTAAAATCGACGGAAAAATTTTTAAATAACAACAAAGAGTATTTCATTAGTTTTGAACCTATTGCAAAAGAATACATACAAAATCATACAATGTATTTCAAAAAGATTTTAAGTAAAAATATAAGAAAAACAAAAATACGTCCGATTATAGAAAAAAATGTATGGACACCTTTTTATCGAAACATTTTTTATAAAAAATAA